Proteins found in one Ferrovibrio sp. MS7 genomic segment:
- a CDS encoding TRAP transporter substrate-binding protein: MARSFAIAIIAFFAGLCIGLGYLAVQRATPIPERVVVPQNPVLRDDMQPISLRLASSYTSAAPQLGSIGAATTTKLARLSGGLLDLKFHEPGALVPAAEVFDAVASGEVDAGWTSAAYLLEKDSAFGFFVGLPFGPRASEYLGWLYHGGGQELMAELFGRYDVVPMVCGVLVAEGGGWFRKEINSSNDLRGMKLRFPGLGGEVLRKLGAETNSIAGGEVYNAFATGQIDGSEFSTPINDLRFGFYKVAPHYYLPGWHQPFTAILMVFHRAAWEKLSESQQAMVETVCGDNISDSLAEGEAQQPYAINELRAKGAIIHTWPPEVLQAFERSWRKVVAEQSAANPNFKRIWESYSAFREASKEWRQVNYMK; this comes from the coding sequence ATGGCACGCAGTTTTGCCATCGCGATCATTGCGTTCTTCGCCGGGCTTTGCATTGGGCTCGGCTATCTCGCCGTGCAGCGCGCGACACCGATCCCCGAACGTGTGGTGGTGCCGCAGAACCCGGTGCTGCGCGACGACATGCAGCCGATCTCGCTGCGCCTCGCCTCCTCCTATACATCGGCCGCGCCGCAATTGGGCAGCATCGGCGCCGCCACCACCACCAAGCTGGCGCGCCTCTCGGGCGGTCTGCTCGATCTGAAATTCCATGAGCCCGGCGCCCTGGTGCCGGCGGCGGAAGTGTTCGATGCCGTGGCCTCGGGCGAAGTCGATGCCGGCTGGACTTCGGCGGCCTATCTGCTGGAGAAGGACTCAGCTTTCGGCTTCTTCGTCGGCCTGCCCTTCGGCCCACGCGCCTCGGAATATCTCGGCTGGCTGTATCACGGCGGCGGCCAGGAATTGATGGCGGAATTGTTCGGCCGCTACGACGTGGTACCGATGGTCTGCGGCGTGCTGGTGGCGGAAGGCGGCGGCTGGTTCCGCAAGGAGATCAACTCGTCCAACGACCTGCGCGGCATGAAGCTTCGCTTCCCCGGCCTGGGCGGCGAAGTGCTGCGCAAGCTTGGCGCCGAAACCAATTCGATTGCCGGCGGTGAAGTTTATAACGCCTTTGCCACCGGGCAGATCGACGGCAGCGAATTCTCCACGCCGATCAACGATCTCCGTTTCGGCTTCTACAAGGTGGCGCCGCATTACTATCTGCCCGGCTGGCACCAGCCCTTCACCGCCATCCTGATGGTGTTCCACCGCGCGGCCTGGGAGAAACTCTCGGAATCGCAGCAGGCGATGGTCGAAACCGTCTGCGGCGACAACATCTCCGACAGCCTAGCCGAGGGCGAGGCGCAGCAGCCTTATGCCATCAACGAATTGCGCGCCAAAGGCGCCATCATCCACACCTGGCCGCCGGAAGTGCTGCAAGCCTTCGAAAGATCCTGGCGCAAGGTGGTGGCCGAGCAGTCCGCCGCCAACCCGAACTTCAAGCGCATCTGGGAAAGCTATTCAGCCTTCCGCGAAGCCTCGAAGGAATGGCGCCAAGTCAACTACATGAAGTAA
- a CDS encoding hydroxypyruvate isomerase family protein, producing the protein MPRFSANLTFLFQEYAFLDRLAVAREQGFAAVEFMFQPDQSPAAIAAALRDNGLELVLMNTPAGNFEAGERGLACLPQQRQAFRTSIHRAFEVATAAGCKRLHVMAGVEPPGADRRALEACFLDNLAWAAEQAARAGLTLLLEPINRRDIPGYFLHDYDVAERILSEMALPQLRLQFDMYHVQVVHGDVSKRLERQLPLIEHIQIANPPDRREPGNGELDYRFLLGRLDQLGYAGWVGCEYRPTGDTLASLAWIRPWGVTPRR; encoded by the coding sequence ATGCCGCGCTTCAGCGCCAATCTGACATTCCTGTTTCAGGAATATGCCTTCCTCGACCGCCTGGCGGTAGCGCGCGAGCAGGGTTTCGCTGCCGTCGAATTCATGTTCCAGCCGGACCAGTCGCCAGCGGCCATCGCCGCCGCCTTGCGCGACAACGGCCTGGAGCTGGTGCTGATGAATACCCCAGCGGGCAATTTCGAGGCCGGCGAGCGTGGGCTGGCCTGCCTGCCGCAGCAGCGCCAGGCCTTCCGCACCTCGATCCACCGCGCTTTCGAGGTGGCGACTGCTGCCGGCTGCAAACGCCTGCATGTCATGGCCGGGGTGGAGCCGCCAGGCGCCGACCGCCGCGCGCTGGAAGCCTGTTTCCTCGACAACCTCGCCTGGGCTGCGGAACAGGCGGCAAGGGCCGGCCTGACCCTGCTGCTGGAGCCAATCAACCGCCGCGACATTCCCGGCTACTTCCTGCACGATTACGATGTCGCCGAACGCATTTTAAGCGAAATGGCCCTGCCGCAGTTGCGGCTACAATTCGACATGTACCATGTTCAGGTAGTGCATGGTGACGTGAGCAAGCGCCTGGAGCGGCAATTGCCGCTGATCGAGCATATCCAGATTGCCAACCCGCCGGACCGCCGCGAGCCCGGCAACGGCGAGCTGGATTACCGCTTCCTGCTCGGCCGCCTCGACCAGCTCGGCTATGCCGGCTGGGTCGGCTGCGAATACCGTCCCACAGGCGATACGCTGGCGAGCCTGGCCTGGATCCGGCCCTGGGGCGTGACGCCCCGCCGTTAA
- a CDS encoding DUF6969 family protein produces the protein MNMMTSLGRPRLQGMLAAGLEVLRIQEALAARRGNLVAELLRGQGEFYEQEHYPDGDVFDPESGAQYYYHAHRGDAREHGHFHVFMRPHHLPERFEPARRGKPGIALPCGPTGNAALAHIIAIGMDNYGLPVRLFTVNRWVTDETWFAARDVIAMLDRFQVGHSYPSAEVNGWLTNLLRLFHPEIAELIRRRDAAVEARARANPRANALEDRSLEITASLDISVERRLRQLRRQLG, from the coding sequence ATGAACATGATGACCAGCCTCGGTCGCCCCCGCTTGCAAGGCATGCTTGCGGCCGGTCTCGAGGTGTTGCGGATCCAGGAAGCCCTGGCGGCGCGGCGCGGCAATCTTGTGGCCGAGCTGCTGCGCGGGCAGGGCGAGTTCTACGAACAGGAGCATTATCCTGACGGCGACGTGTTCGACCCCGAAAGCGGCGCGCAATACTACTATCATGCCCATCGCGGCGATGCCCGCGAGCATGGTCATTTCCATGTCTTCATGCGGCCGCATCACCTGCCCGAAAGGTTCGAGCCGGCGCGGCGCGGCAAGCCCGGCATCGCGCTGCCCTGTGGCCCGACCGGCAACGCGGCGCTGGCCCATATCATCGCCATCGGCATGGACAATTACGGCCTGCCGGTGCGGCTGTTTACCGTCAATCGCTGGGTCACGGATGAAACCTGGTTCGCGGCCCGCGACGTGATCGCCATGCTCGACCGTTTCCAGGTCGGTCACAGTTATCCGTCAGCCGAGGTGAATGGCTGGCTGACCAACCTGCTGCGGCTGTTTCACCCCGAGATCGCCGAACTGATCCGCCGCCGCGATGCCGCCGTGGAAGCCCGCGCGCGGGCCAATCCGCGCGCCAACGCGCTGGAGGACCGCAGCCTGGAAATCACCGCGTCGCTGGACATCTCGGTGGAGCGCCGCCTGCGGCAACTGCGCCGTCAGCTCGGCTAG
- a CDS encoding tetratricopeptide repeat protein: MTKQYAARPILFLTGLMLFAAPAFAGPYEDGLAAYDRSDFDTAVKLWLPLAEAGDARAQFNLGALYQDGLGVPLDLRPALSLWRKAAEQNHPQALHNLAMLYIAGDEVPQDMAQARQYLERAQAAGSVRSIYSLAKMYLDGLGGPENKPAGFALMLRAGEMGFDKAQYNLGKMYRDGEGTHRDLVAAAAWFSKAAEQNNAAAQNHIGNRYLRGEGVAKDDAAGLTWLTIAARNGFGPAGDRLEALRPQVDGALFAEAERRAEAFLKSVKQ, from the coding sequence ATGACGAAACAATACGCCGCGCGGCCCATACTTTTCCTTACCGGCCTGATGCTGTTCGCGGCGCCGGCCTTCGCCGGCCCCTATGAGGATGGCCTCGCCGCCTACGACCGCAGCGACTTCGACACCGCCGTGAAGCTCTGGTTGCCGCTGGCGGAAGCCGGCGATGCACGCGCTCAGTTCAATCTCGGCGCTCTCTACCAGGATGGCCTCGGCGTGCCGCTGGACCTGCGCCCTGCCCTCTCGCTGTGGCGCAAGGCGGCGGAACAAAATCATCCGCAGGCGCTGCATAACCTGGCCATGCTCTATATCGCCGGCGACGAGGTGCCGCAGGATATGGCGCAGGCGCGGCAATATCTCGAACGCGCCCAGGCCGCCGGTTCGGTACGCAGTATCTACAGCCTGGCTAAAATGTATCTCGATGGCCTCGGCGGGCCAGAGAACAAGCCCGCCGGCTTTGCCCTGATGTTGCGCGCCGGGGAAATGGGCTTCGACAAGGCGCAGTATAATCTCGGCAAGATGTATCGCGATGGCGAAGGCACCCATCGCGATCTGGTGGCCGCCGCCGCCTGGTTCAGCAAGGCTGCCGAGCAAAACAATGCCGCCGCCCAGAACCATATCGGCAACCGCTATCTACGCGGCGAAGGCGTGGCCAAGGACGATGCCGCTGGCCTCACCTGGCTGACCATCGCCGCGCGCAACGGCTTCGGCCCTGCCGGCGACCGGCTGGAAGCCTTGCGGCCCCAGGTCGATGGCGCATTGTTTGCCGAGGCCGAGCGCCGCGCCGAGGCCTTCCTGAAATCCGTGAAGCAATAA
- a CDS encoding ABC transporter permease → MASLSLSGAWTLGEAARLSHSLDSLNLGAARRLRIDAGGLERVDTAGAVLLQRLNGRFGPGVAVEWRAVKPEHQTLIDYVAGCDAASAAPPGSGNGLLRFVAHLGWLVLFAAREGRRFITFIGRVVEAFARIAISPRRLRFTSVVFHMEQTGLNALPIVGLISFLIGVVMAYQGADQLRQFGAEVFVVNLVGVSVLRELGILLTAIVVAGRSGSAFTAQIGSMKVNEEVDAIRTLGLDPVEVLVVPRVLALIITLPLLAFFADIMGLLGGALMAWVTLDITPFLFFQRLHEAVSVNSFLVGLVKAPVFAALIAMVGCYEGLRVKRDAESVGRLTTRSVVQSIFLVIVADALFSIFFSALGI, encoded by the coding sequence ATGGCGAGTTTGAGCCTCTCCGGCGCCTGGACGCTGGGCGAGGCGGCACGCCTCTCGCATAGCCTCGATAGTCTCAATCTCGGTGCCGCGCGGCGGCTGCGCATTGATGCCGGCGGGCTGGAGCGGGTGGATACCGCCGGCGCCGTGTTGCTGCAGCGCCTGAATGGCCGTTTCGGCCCCGGCGTGGCGGTGGAATGGCGCGCTGTGAAGCCCGAGCATCAGACATTGATCGACTATGTGGCCGGTTGCGATGCGGCCTCGGCGGCGCCGCCCGGGTCGGGCAACGGCCTGCTGCGTTTCGTCGCCCATCTCGGCTGGCTGGTGCTGTTCGCGGCGCGCGAGGGGCGCCGCTTCATCACCTTCATCGGCCGTGTCGTCGAGGCCTTCGCCCGTATAGCCATCAGCCCGCGTCGGCTGCGCTTCACCTCGGTAGTGTTCCACATGGAGCAGACCGGGCTGAACGCGCTGCCCATCGTCGGCTTGATCTCCTTCCTGATCGGCGTGGTGATGGCCTATCAGGGCGCGGATCAACTGCGGCAATTCGGCGCCGAGGTCTTTGTCGTCAACCTGGTCGGCGTCTCGGTGCTGCGCGAGCTTGGCATCCTGCTCACCGCCATCGTGGTGGCCGGCCGCTCCGGCAGCGCCTTTACCGCCCAGATCGGCAGCATGAAGGTGAACGAGGAAGTGGATGCGATCCGCACGCTCGGCCTCGATCCGGTCGAAGTACTGGTGGTGCCGCGCGTGCTGGCACTGATCATCACCCTGCCGCTGCTGGCCTTCTTCGCCGATATCATGGGCCTGCTGGGCGGCGCGCTGATGGCATGGGTGACGCTGGATATCACGCCGTTCCTGTTCTTCCAGCGGCTGCATGAGGCAGTGTCGGTGAATTCCTTCCTGGTCGGCCTGGTCAAGGCGCCGGTGTTTGCCGCGCTGATCGCCATGGTCGGCTGTTACGAAGGCCTGCGGGTGAAGCGCGATGCGGAAAGCGTCGGCCGGCTCACCACGCGTTCGGTGGTGCAGTCGATCTTCCTGGTGATCGTGGCCGATGCACTGTTCTCGATCTTCTTCTCGGCGTTGGGGATCTAG
- a CDS encoding c-type cytochrome translates to MMRLPLAAVLAALALSLTSGFAQAQDAAAGQKAFAKCRTCHALEAGKNGVGPSLAGVFGRKSGTGAGFKYSDQMVAKGVIWDETSIAAYLADPKGYIPGNKMVFPGIKKESEVADLIAFLKTAK, encoded by the coding sequence ATGATGCGTCTCCCGCTTGCCGCCGTCCTGGCGGCCCTCGCCCTCAGCCTCACCAGCGGCTTCGCCCAGGCGCAGGATGCCGCCGCCGGCCAGAAGGCCTTCGCCAAGTGCCGCACCTGCCACGCCCTCGAAGCCGGCAAGAACGGCGTCGGCCCCAGCCTGGCCGGGGTTTTTGGCCGCAAGTCCGGCACCGGCGCCGGCTTCAAGTATTCCGATCAGATGGTGGCCAAGGGCGTGATCTGGGACGAAACCTCGATCGCCGCCTATCTGGCCGACCCGAAGGGCTATATTCCGGGCAACAAGATGGTTTTCCCCGGGATCAAGAAAGAGTCGGAAGTCGCTGATCTGATTGCCTTCCTCAAGACGGCCAAGTAA
- a CDS encoding MlaD family protein, whose protein sequence is METRAHHLLIGSFLLLFLLGILGFALWLAKTQLDREIARYNIFFTGSVAGLGQGGDVRFNGIKIGNVSQISIDREDTSKVRVTINVAADTPIRADSVASLELQGITGVSFVQINSGTKAAELLPARYSEDVSELPVIRSRNSSIAELFEAAPDLVNRAARIMSDQNIDNIGGIIGDIRQLTITLASRQETLTRAIDGFDRTSADIAIAARAARDVAEQFGGIVKEANSTLVAARNTLEATTKLIEGDATATVKDAQVAVQDIRGAMQQLDAVLSTVNEMVAENRAPINAITTDGFGEFRRFIAEARILVGSLARVAQRLEDDPSAVLFGNRDAEYRSEGGRR, encoded by the coding sequence ATGGAAACCCGCGCCCACCATCTGCTGATCGGCAGTTTCCTGCTGCTGTTCCTGCTCGGCATCCTCGGCTTCGCGCTGTGGCTGGCCAAGACGCAGCTCGACCGCGAGATCGCCCGCTACAATATCTTCTTCACCGGCTCAGTGGCCGGCCTGGGGCAGGGCGGCGATGTGCGCTTCAACGGTATCAAGATCGGCAATGTCAGTCAGATCAGTATTGATCGCGAGGATACATCCAAAGTCCGCGTCACGATCAATGTGGCCGCTGATACGCCAATCCGCGCCGATAGCGTTGCCAGCCTGGAATTGCAGGGCATCACCGGGGTTTCCTTCGTGCAGATCAATTCCGGTACCAAGGCGGCGGAATTGCTGCCGGCGCGCTACAGCGAGGATGTGTCGGAACTGCCGGTGATTCGCTCGCGCAATTCCTCCATCGCCGAATTGTTCGAGGCGGCGCCCGACCTGGTCAACCGCGCCGCGCGCATCATGTCGGATCAGAATATCGACAATATCGGCGGCATCATTGGCGATATCCGCCAGCTTACCATTACACTGGCCAGCCGCCAGGAAACCCTGACGCGGGCCATTGATGGCTTCGACCGCACCAGCGCCGACATCGCCATTGCCGCCCGCGCGGCGCGCGATGTCGCCGAACAGTTCGGCGGCATCGTGAAGGAGGCGAACAGCACCCTGGTGGCGGCGCGCAACACGCTGGAGGCGACCACGAAGCTGATCGAGGGCGATGCCACCGCCACGGTGAAGGATGCGCAGGTGGCAGTGCAGGATATCCGCGGCGCCATGCAGCAGCTTGATGCCGTGCTGTCCACCGTGAACGAAATGGTGGCGGAGAACCGCGCCCCGATCAATGCCATCACCACCGATGGCTTCGGCGAATTCCGCCGCTTCATTGCCGAGGCGCGCATCCTGGTGGGCAGCCTGGCGCGGGTGGCGCAGCGGCTGGAAGACGATCCGAGCGCGGTGCTGTTTGGCAACCGCGATGCTGAATACCGTAGCGAGGGAGGCCGGCGATGA
- a CDS encoding sigma-70 family RNA polymerase sigma factor, with protein sequence MNADERLRQAEEDRALMARVARQDRAAFALLLQRHLTGAVVTAQRILLNQADAEEVAQEAFLRVWQHAPRWQVDGAASFRTWLLRIVVNLAIDRKRRPGMDALDEQPEPEDGAPNPYDHRLASETEARIAAALAKLPPRQRAALQLCFWEGEGNIEAAATLGISVGALESLLVRAKRTLRDELGPMLGREEKP encoded by the coding sequence ATGAACGCGGATGAACGCCTGCGCCAGGCCGAGGAAGACCGCGCCCTGATGGCGCGGGTGGCACGGCAGGACCGCGCCGCCTTCGCCCTGCTGCTGCAGCGCCACCTCACCGGCGCCGTGGTGACGGCGCAGCGCATCCTGCTGAACCAGGCCGATGCCGAGGAAGTGGCGCAGGAAGCCTTTCTGCGGGTGTGGCAGCATGCGCCGCGCTGGCAGGTGGATGGCGCCGCCAGCTTCCGCACCTGGCTGCTGCGCATCGTGGTCAATCTCGCCATCGACCGCAAACGCCGCCCCGGCATGGATGCGCTGGACGAGCAGCCGGAGCCTGAGGACGGCGCCCCCAATCCCTATGATCACCGCCTTGCCAGCGAGACCGAAGCGCGCATCGCCGCCGCGCTGGCCAAGCTGCCGCCACGCCAGCGCGCTGCGCTGCAGCTCTGCTTCTGGGAAGGCGAAGGCAATATCGAAGCCGCCGCCACGCTGGGCATCAGCGTCGGCGCCCTGGAATCCCTGCTGGTACGTGCCAAGCGCACGCTGCGCGATGAATTGGGCCCCATGCTGGGCCGGGAGGAAAAGCCATGA
- a CDS encoding MlaC/ttg2D family ABC transporter substrate-binding protein: protein MSAPLRIRPAFISRRNLLLAGLAVPLAGLGLNRPAAASADTNAAIRFIDSLGQQTLGILGQQQPLAQRESQLRELLRQGFDLAFIGRFVLGRPYASLSPEQAADYHQAFNDFVLRTYARRLSGFQARSFAILGARAAGDTDTEVSTRIDPANGQPVRCDWRVRQSGQRLGIIDVAIENVSMAVTQRNEFASVVNTGGVNGLIGTLRARADRETVSVSR, encoded by the coding sequence ATGAGCGCGCCCCTACGGATTCGTCCCGCCTTCATCAGCCGCCGGAATTTGCTGCTGGCCGGTCTGGCGGTACCGCTTGCCGGCCTGGGCCTGAACCGCCCGGCAGCCGCCTCCGCCGATACCAATGCCGCGATCCGTTTCATCGACAGCCTGGGCCAGCAGACGCTGGGGATCCTGGGCCAGCAGCAGCCGCTGGCGCAGCGCGAGAGCCAGCTCCGCGAATTGCTGCGCCAGGGCTTCGACCTTGCCTTCATCGGCCGCTTCGTGCTGGGCCGGCCCTATGCCTCGCTGAGCCCGGAACAGGCCGCCGACTATCATCAGGCCTTCAATGACTTTGTGCTGCGCACCTATGCCCGCCGGCTGTCCGGCTTCCAGGCGCGCAGCTTCGCCATTCTCGGCGCCCGCGCTGCCGGCGACACCGACACCGAGGTCTCAACCCGCATCGACCCGGCAAACGGCCAGCCGGTGCGCTGCGACTGGCGGGTGCGCCAAAGCGGCCAGCGCCTCGGCATCATCGACGTGGCGATCGAGAACGTCTCCATGGCGGTGACGCAACGCAATGAATTCGCATCGGTGGTCAACACCGGCGGGGTCAACGGCCTGATCGGCACGCTGCGCGCGCGGGCCGACCGAGAGACGGTGAGCGTCTCGCGCTGA
- a CDS encoding ABC transporter ATP-binding protein, producing the protein MAGDAGRDVVIKVRGLVNAFDGFKVHDGLDLDVYRGEVLGVVGGSGTGKSVLLRTIIGLNQPQAGQIDLLGSDMIKGDEDARRRARQRVGVLFQDGALFSSLTVAQNIQVPLKEFYDLPPDLLNEIAAAKIRMVGLPANAAGKIPSELSGGMRKRAGLARALALDPEIVFLDEPTAGLDPIGAAAFDTLVRDLQQALGLTVFMVTHDLDSLHAICDRIAVLAEKKVLVAGPLRDLLQHPHPWIREYFHGPRARAAQATADHAPSGSVLSGLVPEGGGS; encoded by the coding sequence ATGGCCGGTGATGCTGGAAGGGATGTGGTGATCAAGGTGCGCGGCCTGGTGAACGCCTTCGATGGCTTCAAGGTGCATGACGGCCTCGATCTCGATGTCTATCGCGGCGAGGTGCTTGGCGTGGTCGGCGGCTCTGGCACCGGCAAGTCGGTGCTGCTGCGCACCATCATCGGGCTGAACCAGCCGCAAGCCGGGCAGATCGACCTGCTGGGCTCGGACATGATCAAAGGCGATGAGGACGCAAGGCGCCGCGCCCGTCAGCGTGTCGGCGTGCTGTTCCAGGATGGCGCGCTGTTCTCCTCGCTCACCGTGGCGCAGAATATCCAGGTGCCGCTGAAGGAATTCTACGATCTGCCGCCCGATCTGCTGAATGAGATTGCGGCGGCGAAGATCCGCATGGTCGGCCTGCCGGCCAATGCAGCGGGCAAGATCCCGTCCGAGCTTTCCGGCGGCATGCGCAAGCGCGCCGGCCTGGCCCGCGCCCTGGCGCTGGACCCCGAGATCGTGTTCCTGGATGAGCCGACCGCCGGCCTCGATCCCATTGGCGCCGCCGCTTTCGATACCCTGGTACGCGACCTGCAGCAGGCCTTGGGCCTCACCGTGTTCATGGTGACGCATGATCTGGATTCACTGCATGCGATCTGCGACCGCATTGCCGTGCTGGCCGAAAAGAAGGTGCTGGTCGCCGGGCCGCTGCGTGACCTGCTGCAACACCCGCATCCCTGGATCCGGGAATATTTTCACGGGCCGCGTGCCCGCGCCGCCCAGGCAACGGCAGATCATGCCCCGTCTGGGTCGGTATTGTCTGGGCTTGTACCTGAAGGAGGCGGTTCGTAA
- a CDS encoding MlaA family lipoprotein: MPPQVSSEVDAILQAGATEQARDRAAYGTLRNGEVLATKERQLAARMSRELSGVVAREAVLDQRRGQAAAAYIASRAPSFGPAAYAAAAQYQAAAQPALPGNWYAQASAPAYASPPIQPTTYVAGPAAGRPGQWYENPYMARYGFQTASTAAPAAALQPMQQPLFTASAAGTGPVSTAPDVWDPLEPMNRAFFAFNEVLDTFLLRPIAWLYSFTPDVVKGGVRSAFANLRSPAVLMNHTLQGSFGDAATTVGRFAVNSTIGVLGLWDAANDLFDWKGKPADFGQTLHSYGIGEGPFLMLPLLGPANTRDAIGGGVDAFADPLMYILNDNANIALTAGKTLARREELLVPLDELRAGSVDYYASLRSSSQQQRRAFLRGDAPASPEQRKANDDLFNEVK, from the coding sequence GTGCCGCCGCAGGTCTCGTCCGAGGTCGATGCCATCCTCCAGGCCGGCGCCACTGAGCAGGCGCGCGACCGCGCCGCCTATGGCACGCTGCGCAATGGCGAAGTGCTGGCGACCAAGGAGCGGCAACTGGCGGCACGCATGAGCCGCGAGCTTTCCGGCGTGGTGGCACGCGAAGCGGTGCTGGATCAGCGCCGCGGCCAGGCGGCGGCAGCCTATATCGCCAGCAGGGCGCCGAGCTTCGGCCCCGCCGCCTATGCCGCCGCCGCGCAGTATCAGGCCGCGGCGCAGCCTGCCCTGCCAGGCAACTGGTATGCCCAGGCCAGCGCCCCCGCCTATGCCTCGCCGCCGATCCAGCCCACCACCTATGTAGCCGGCCCCGCCGCCGGCCGGCCCGGCCAGTGGTACGAAAACCCCTACATGGCGCGCTACGGCTTCCAGACCGCCAGTACCGCCGCACCCGCCGCCGCCTTGCAGCCGATGCAACAGCCGCTTTTCACCGCCTCTGCCGCCGGCACCGGCCCGGTCAGCACCGCGCCGGATGTGTGGGATCCGCTGGAGCCCATGAACCGCGCCTTCTTCGCTTTCAACGAGGTGCTGGATACCTTCCTGCTGCGGCCGATTGCCTGGCTCTACTCCTTCACGCCCGATGTGGTGAAGGGCGGCGTGCGCAGCGCCTTCGCCAATCTGAGATCGCCTGCCGTGCTGATGAACCATACCTTGCAGGGCAGCTTCGGCGATGCCGCCACCACGGTCGGCCGCTTCGCGGTGAATTCCACCATCGGCGTGCTCGGCCTATGGGATGCCGCCAACGACCTGTTCGACTGGAAGGGCAAGCCGGCGGATTTCGGCCAGACCCTGCATAGCTATGGCATCGGCGAAGGTCCCTTCCTGATGTTGCCGCTGCTCGGCCCGGCGAATACCCGCGATGCCATCGGCGGCGGCGTCGATGCCTTCGCCGATCCGCTCATGTACATCCTCAACGACAACGCCAACATCGCACTCACCGCCGGCAAGACGCTGGCGCGGCGCGAGGAACTGCTTGTGCCGCTGGACGAACTGCGCGCCGGCTCGGTGGATTATTACGCCAGCCTGCGTTCCTCCTCGCAGCAGCAGCGCCGCGCTTTCCTGCGCGGCGACGCCCCGGCCTCGCCAGAGCAGCGCAAGGCCAATGACGACCTGTTCAACGAAGTGAAGTAA
- a CDS encoding gamma carbonic anhydrase family protein, which produces MPIHGPDVVLNDPAYIHETAHIYGKVRLEKGSSVWINVAMRAENFEIVVGEYTNIQDFSMIHIGGQTATHIGSHCSITHHCNIHGCTIGDNCLIGIGATIMDGCVIGNNCIIGGAAFLKEGTVIPDNSVVVGAPGKVIKTQNNYVRNRLNAYLYYRNALAYKQGQYREWDQPETLKAIGEEIARLNAELKALDDGSRLMGRA; this is translated from the coding sequence ATGCCCATCCACGGCCCCGACGTGGTGCTGAACGATCCCGCCTATATCCATGAGACCGCGCATATCTATGGCAAGGTGCGGCTGGAAAAAGGCAGCTCGGTATGGATCAACGTGGCGATGCGGGCGGAGAATTTCGAGATCGTGGTGGGTGAGTACACAAACATCCAGGATTTCTCGATGATCCATATTGGCGGCCAGACCGCCACCCATATCGGCAGCCATTGCTCGATCACCCATCACTGCAACATCCATGGCTGCACCATTGGCGACAATTGCCTGATCGGCATCGGCGCCACCATCATGGATGGCTGCGTGATCGGCAATAACTGCATCATCGGCGGCGCCGCCTTCCTGAAAGAGGGCACTGTGATCCCGGACAATTCGGTGGTTGTCGGCGCACCGGGCAAGGTCATCAAGACCCAGAACAACTACGTGCGGAACCGGCTCAACGCCTATCTCTACTACCGCAACGCGCTGGCCTATAAACAAGGCCAGTACCGGGAATGGGATCAGCCCGAGACGCTTAAGGCCATCGGTGAGGAAATCGCCCGGCTCAACGCAGAATTGAAGGCGTTGGATGATGGCTCACGGCTGATGGGCCGCGCCTAG
- a CDS encoding periplasmic heavy metal sensor: MADTAAPAPKPRYNKWLAIALTVSVALNLAAIGWGASRYYKSREIARAPFSQLEKRFSRHLPDAAAAAFRAELDKTRQAVGPVEFGLVRRGLAAALGAEPFDAKALNAAMEQQRLRMEQFHQGMQAALLAAAQAMTPEERKRYAEKLARMPKHWEKEK; the protein is encoded by the coding sequence ATGGCCGATACCGCCGCCCCCGCACCGAAGCCGCGCTACAATAAATGGCTCGCCATCGCCCTCACCGTCTCGGTGGCGCTCAATCTCGCCGCCATCGGCTGGGGTGCCAGCCGCTATTACAAGAGCCGTGAAATCGCCCGCGCGCCCTTCTCCCAGCTTGAGAAGCGCTTCAGCCGCCATCTGCCGGATGCGGCGGCGGCGGCTTTCCGCGCCGAGTTGGACAAAACCCGCCAGGCCGTCGGCCCGGTGGAATTCGGCCTGGTCCGCCGTGGCCTCGCCGCTGCCTTGGGCGCCGAACCCTTCGATGCCAAGGCGCTGAACGCCGCCATGGAGCAGCAGCGCCTGCGCATGGAACAGTTCCACCAGGGCATGCAGGCCGCCCTGCTCGCCGCTGCTCAGGCGATGACGCCCGAGGAACGCAAGCGCTATGCCGAGAAGCTCGCCCGCATGCCAAAGCATTGGGAAAAGGAAAAGTAA